The sequence below is a genomic window from Nocardia fluminea.
GGCAGCTGGATCGGTCCGTCCGAGGCGTTGAGCACGCAGGTCAGCCCGCCCGGGCGGCGGAAGGCGAGGCAGCCGTCGGGACTGCCGTACCACTCGATCCGCTGACCGGCGAACTCCGGCCGGGTGGCGCGCAGGTCGATCGCGAGCCGGTACAGCGACAGCGTCGAGTGCAGAGTCTCCAGCTGTGCTTCGACGGTGCGGTCGGCCCAGTCGGCCGGGATCGGCAGCCACGGCGCGCCCTCGGTGAAACCGAACGGCGTGGTCGCGCCCTCCCACGGCATCGGAACCCGGCAGCCGTCGCGACCGCGTTCCCGGTGACCCGTGCGCTCCCACACGGGGTCCTGGAGGACGTCCTCGGGCAGGTCGTCGACATTGGGCAGGGCCAGTTCGGCGCCGTTGTAGATGAACACCGCGCCGGGCAGGGCGAGTTCGACCATCATCATCGCCCTCGATCGCGCGACCCCGGTCTTGCCGCCGCCGTATCGGGTCACCTCCCGTTCGATGTCGTGATTGGACAGCGTCCAGGTGGGTGGTGCGCCCGCGTCGGCGACCGCCTCGAGGGAGTGCGTGATCGCGTCGTGGACACCCTGCGCGGTGAAGGGGGTCTCGGCGAGGCGGAAGTTGAACGCCAGGTGCAGCTCGTCGGGGCGGACGTATTCGCCGAAACGGACGTTGTCGTCGACCCACACCTCGCCGATCGACACCGCGTGCGGATAGTCGTCGAGCACCGTGCGGATGCGACGGTGGATGGCGTGCACGCCCGGGTTGTTGAAGCGGGGATCGTCGTCGTCGTGGACGAGCATCTTGGTCTCGACCCGGTCCATGTCGGGCAGGCCTTCCGGCTTGGCCATCCCGTGTGCGACATCGAGGCGGAAACCGTCGACACCGCGGTCGAGCCAGAAGCGCAGGGTCTTTTCGAAATCGTCGGCGACCTCGGGGTTGTCCCAGTTCAGATCGGGTTGCTCGGGCGCGAAGATGTGCAGATACCACTGCCCCGGAGTGCCGTCGGGCTCGGTGATCCTGGTCCAGGCGGGGCCGCCGAAGATGCTCGGCCAGTTGTTGGGTGGCTCGTCCCCGTTCTCGCCGCGGCCGTCGCGGAAGATGTAGCGCGCGCGTTCCGGGCTGCCCGGAGCGGCCTCCAGCGCCTCGGCGAACCACGCGTGTTCGATGCTGGTGTGGTTGGGCACCAGATCCATCGTCACTTTGATCTCGCGGTCGTGCGCCTCCGCGATCAACTCGTCCAGCGCCGCCAGCCCGCCGAAGAGCGGGTCGATATCGCGCGGGTCGGACACGTCGTAGCCACCGTCGGCCTGTGGTGACCGCATCACCGGACAGATCCACAGCGCGTCGACGCCCAATAGCTCCAGGTATCCCATCTTCTCGCGGACACCGCCCAGGTCACCGACACCGTCACCATCGGAGTCGGCGAACGAACGCGGATAGACCTGATAGAACACGGCGGTTTTCCACCACGGAGCGGTGCTTGCTTCCCCCGGCACCGGCGAGGCAGGTGTCTGTGTCACACCCGCAATATTGCCAAAGATCGCCCGCAATATTCATGTGGGGCGAGACTTTCTGCGAAGACGGCAAATCACCAGCGTTCGCCACGCCACAGCGAAACATCGTGGTAAAGGGCGGCATCGAGGCGAAACCGGGCGGCCATCTGCCGGTCATCAGCGAACAGCGGGCACCCGTAGGCTCTGGATGAGCCTATGAGGGCACTCGTACCGCTACGGAGCGTTTTGCAGGGACGCCGCTGCCATCTGGAAGTAGTCCAGCAGCGCTTTGCGGTGCTCGTCGTCGAGGATCGACGGTTCGATCTCGCCGACCGCGATCCGCATGCATCGCATCCAGGCGTCGCGCTCGAGCGGCCCGATGACGAACGGGTTGTGCCGCATGCGCAGGCGTGGGTGCCCGCGCTCGTCGGAGTAGGTGCGCGGCCCGCCCCAGTACTGTTCGAGGAACATCCGGAACCGGCGTTCGGCCGGGCCGAGGTCCTCCTCGGGATACAGCGGACGCAGGATCTCGTCGGCCGCGACCTCGCGATAGAACACCGACACCAGACGGCGAAACGTCTCCGCGCCGCCCACGGCTTCGTAGAAGGAGGTCGTTGTCTGCTCACCGGAAGTCACGCGCTCCATTGTGCCCCGATCACCGCGGTCACGAACGCGCTGCCCTTCAACCACAGTTCATCCCGAAGTTTGAAAAATAGCCGTGCAATACCGGCGGAACCATGGTCAACTGGGGGCAGTATCGGCCCCAGATACCACATGATCCTGCCAATCATGAAATTGAGGTCAACGAGATGAAGCAGCGACCGAGCGCCCGTTCACACGAGGCGCGCACGCACCGACAACTCCAGCCCGCCGACGTCCACAATCGTGGCTCGGGGGCTGTTCCGCTGCATATCTTGTCCGATCACCATCCGGGCGCACACGGTCTTCACGACCTGCCGCATCTCCCCGCGCCGTTGCATCTCGCCGGAGACCACGACGCCGCCGCATGGCGCAAACGCCGGGTCCTCCTCCTCAACGCCACCTACGAGCCGCTCACCGCGTTGTCCGCGCGGCGCGCTGTGGTGCTGCTGATCTGCGCCAAAGCAGACGCCGTCCACGACGATCCCGAAGGACCGGTCCTGCATTCCGCGGGCTCCGAAGTAGCGATTCCCTCCGTCATCCGCCTGCGCACCTATGTGCGCGTGCCCTACCGCGCCCGCGTGCCGATGACCCGCGCCGCGCTCATGCATCGCGATCACTACCGATGCGGGTACTGCGGCGGCAAGGCCGAGACCATCGACCACGTGATCCCCCGCAGTCGCGGCGGCGAGCACTCGTGGGAGAACTGCGTCGCCAGCTGCGCCCCCTGCAATCACCGCAAGGCCGACAAGATGCTGGCCGACCTGGGCTGGCACCTGCGCCACCCGCTGGTCTCCCCCAAGGGCCCGCACTGGCGGCTGCTGTCCACCACCGCCGATCTGGATCCGATCTGGTTGCAGTACCTCGGCGAAGGAGCCGCCTGACATCCCGCTCGATCGACTCAGGCGCTCTCGATGACCATCGTCGCCCACGTCCCCGGCTCGAGCGCTTCGAAGATGTGGGGGAGATCGCCCAGGTAGCGGATGTAGTCACCGGGGCGCATCTCCACGGGCTCGTCCGCGGGCCCCGCCATGGCGCGGCCCGCCGCCAGGACGACATGTTCGACGACGCCGGGGCTGTGCGGATCCGAGCGACGGGTATGGCCGGGTTCGGCCGCGATGCGATACACATCACAGCGAGTGTGTGACTGACCGGCTGCGAGCAATGTCACCCGATAGTCGGCATCGGCCGAGGGGACCGGCGCGCCCTCGTCGGCGCGGATCACCTGAACATTGGCGCGCGGCGGGTCGAGCAGCCGCGAGAACGGCATTTCGAGGGCGACGCACAGTGCCCAGAGGGTCTCCAGGCTGGGATTGCCGGTGCCCGATTCCAGTTGCGACAGTGTGGATTTCGCGACACCCGCCCGATGGGCGACCTCGGTCAGCGACAGGCCGGCGCGAGCGCGTTCACGGCGCAACGCCGCGGCGATCACCGCCTGAGGCGGTCCGACGACGGGGTCCTGGCGGTCCATCTACGCCTCCTGAGCGCTGGCGATACCGCGTTGACTTTACCCACCCCGTGCGTTCAATATAAACAACATGCGTTCGATCTGGCGAACACTTGACCGGCGAACCGTGGCTGCCGTAGCCGCGGCGTGCTTTGCCGTCGGCCTGTTCGGGGTGTCCTACGGCGCGTCGACGATCGCGGCCGGGTTCCCGATGTGGATGCCGATCGTCATGGCGGTCACGGTGCTGGCTGGCGGCTCGGAGCTGCTGTTCTTCGGGATCGTCGCGGCCGGCGGTAGTCCGCTGGCGGCGGTGGTGGCCGGACTGCTGCTCAACGCGCGCCACCTGCCGTACGGATTGTCGGCACCGGAGGTGTTCGGGCGCGGCTGGAAGCGGGTGCTCGGCATCCACGTCCTCAACGACGAGTCGGTGGCTTTCGCCACGGCCCCAGGCGACCAGGAACGCAAACGCGCGGCGTATTGGGCCTGCGGCATCGGCGTGGCACTGTGCTGGCCGTTGGGCGCGACCCTCGGCGCGGCGCTGGGTTCGCTCGTGCCCGACACCTCGGCGCTCGGTTTGGACGCGGTGTTCCCGGTGATCCTGCTGGCGCTGATCCTGCCCGCCCTGCGGGATCGGGCGACATTGCGCCCGGTGCTGGTCGGCGCCGGGTTGGCGGTGTCGGTCGCGCCGTTCGTTCCAGCGGGGCTCCCGGTGCTGATCGCGCTGGGCGGACTGGCCTTCGCCCTGCGCCCACCGACCCCCGAGCAGGTAGCGGCATGAACGCGCCGTATCTGCTGCCCGCCATGCTGGCGCTCGCCGTGGGGACCTATGCCCTGCGATGGACCGGCCCCGCGATGCGCCATCGGCTGCGGCTGTCCCCCAGGGCGATTCACCTTCTGGACACCGGCGCCCTCGTTCTGCTCGCGGCACTGGTAGCGACAGCCACGCTGCCGACCGGCTCCGGCCACCTCGGCATCGCCCTACCCGCCGGTGTCGGCGTGGGCGGAGTACTCGCCTGGCGGCGTGCCCCGCTACTCGTCACCGTGCTGGCAGCAGCCACGACAACCGCTCTACTGCGCCTCATCGGCGTGCACTGACCGGCTGCACCGGCGACCAACAGACCGCCACGATACCCCCGCCCCCTGTCGAGCGGGACTACCGCTTCACCCAATTCAACTGGGCGACAACGGAATTCCGCCACCCAAGCGCCGCGCGACGGACCCGTAGCGAGCATCCAACCGCAACCACGTCC
It includes:
- a CDS encoding AzlD domain-containing protein, coding for MNAPYLLPAMLALAVGTYALRWTGPAMRHRLRLSPRAIHLLDTGALVLLAALVATATLPTGSGHLGIALPAGVGVGGVLAWRRAPLLVTVLAAATTTALLRLIGVH
- a CDS encoding helix-turn-helix domain-containing protein; amino-acid sequence: MDRQDPVVGPPQAVIAAALRRERARAGLSLTEVAHRAGVAKSTLSQLESGTGNPSLETLWALCVALEMPFSRLLDPPRANVQVIRADEGAPVPSADADYRVTLLAAGQSHTRCDVYRIAAEPGHTRRSDPHSPGVVEHVVLAAGRAMAGPADEPVEMRPGDYIRYLGDLPHIFEALEPGTWATMVIESA
- a CDS encoding AzlC family ABC transporter permease produces the protein MRSIWRTLDRRTVAAVAAACFAVGLFGVSYGASTIAAGFPMWMPIVMAVTVLAGGSELLFFGIVAAGGSPLAAVVAGLLLNARHLPYGLSAPEVFGRGWKRVLGIHVLNDESVAFATAPGDQERKRAAYWACGIGVALCWPLGATLGAALGSLVPDTSALGLDAVFPVILLALILPALRDRATLRPVLVGAGLAVSVAPFVPAGLPVLIALGGLAFALRPPTPEQVAA
- a CDS encoding globin, which translates into the protein MERVTSGEQTTTSFYEAVGGAETFRRLVSVFYREVAADEILRPLYPEEDLGPAERRFRMFLEQYWGGPRTYSDERGHPRLRMRHNPFVIGPLERDAWMRCMRIAVGEIEPSILDDEHRKALLDYFQMAAASLQNAP
- a CDS encoding HNH endonuclease, with translation MKQRPSARSHEARTHRQLQPADVHNRGSGAVPLHILSDHHPGAHGLHDLPHLPAPLHLAGDHDAAAWRKRRVLLLNATYEPLTALSARRAVVLLICAKADAVHDDPEGPVLHSAGSEVAIPSVIRLRTYVRVPYRARVPMTRAALMHRDHYRCGYCGGKAETIDHVIPRSRGGEHSWENCVASCAPCNHRKADKMLADLGWHLRHPLVSPKGPHWRLLSTTADLDPIWLQYLGEGAA
- a CDS encoding glycoside hydrolase family 13 protein; translation: MTQTPASPVPGEASTAPWWKTAVFYQVYPRSFADSDGDGVGDLGGVREKMGYLELLGVDALWICPVMRSPQADGGYDVSDPRDIDPLFGGLAALDELIAEAHDREIKVTMDLVPNHTSIEHAWFAEALEAAPGSPERARYIFRDGRGENGDEPPNNWPSIFGGPAWTRITEPDGTPGQWYLHIFAPEQPDLNWDNPEVADDFEKTLRFWLDRGVDGFRLDVAHGMAKPEGLPDMDRVETKMLVHDDDDPRFNNPGVHAIHRRIRTVLDDYPHAVSIGEVWVDDNVRFGEYVRPDELHLAFNFRLAETPFTAQGVHDAITHSLEAVADAGAPPTWTLSNHDIEREVTRYGGGKTGVARSRAMMMVELALPGAVFIYNGAELALPNVDDLPEDVLQDPVWERTGHRERGRDGCRVPMPWEGATTPFGFTEGAPWLPIPADWADRTVEAQLETLHSTLSLYRLAIDLRATRPEFAGQRIEWYGSPDGCLAFRRPGGLTCVLNASDGPIQLPPGEVLLSSAPVADDRLPPNAAAWLV